One genomic window of Mus musculus strain C57BL/6J chromosome 4, GRCm38.p6 C57BL/6J includes the following:
- the Gja4 gene encoding gap junction alpha-4 protein — protein MGDWGFLEKLLDQVQEHSTVVGKIWLTVLFIFRILILGLAGESVWGDEQSDFECNTAQPGCTNVCYDQAFPISHIRYWVLQFLFVSTPTLIYLGHVIYLSRREERLRQKEGELRALPSKDLHVERALAAIEHQMAKISVAEDGRLRIRGALMGTYVVSVLCKSVLEAGFLYGQWRLYGWTMEPVFVCQRAPCPHIVDCYVSRPTEKTIFIIFMLVVGVISLVLNLLELVHLLCRCVSREIKARRDHDARPAQGSASDPYPEQVFFYLPMGEGPSSPPCPTYNGLSSTEQNWANLTTEERLTSSRPPPFVNTAPQGGRKSPSRPNSSASKKQYV, from the coding sequence ATGGGCGACTGGGGCTTCCTGGAGAAGTTGCTAGACCAGGTCCAGGAACACTCGACCGTGGTGGGCAAGATCTGGTTAACGGTGCTCTTCATCTTCCGCATCCTCATCCTGGGGCTGGCTGGCGAGTCGGTGTGGGGCGACGAGCAGTCTGATTTTGAGTGTAACACAGCCCAGCCGGGCTGCACCAACGTCTGCTATGACCAGGCCTTCCCCATCTCCCACATCCGATACTGGGTGCTGCAGTTCCTCTTCGTCAGCACACCCACCCTGATCTACCTGGGCCACGTCATCTACCTGTCTCGGCGGGAAGAGCGGTTGCGGCAGAAAGAGGGAGAGCTCCGGGCGCTGCCATCCAAGGACCTACATGTAGAGCGGGCACTGGCTGCCATCGAACATCAGATGGCCAAGATCTCGGTGGCAGAGGACGGTCGTCTTCGGATTCGTGGGGCGCTCATGGGTACCTATGTGGTCAGCGTGCTGTGTAAGAGTGTGCTGGAGGCAGGCTTCCTCTATGGCCAGTGGCGCCTCTATGGCTGGACCATGGAGCCGGTGTTTGTGTGCCAGCGTGCGCCCTGCCCCCACATCGTGGACTGCTATGTCTCTCGACCCACTGAGAAGACTATCTTCATCATCTTCATGCTGGTGGTAGGAGTCATCTCCCTGGTGCTCAACCTGCTGGAGCTGGTTCACCTGCTGTGTCGGTGTGTCAGCCGGGAGATAAAGGCACGAAGGGACCACGACGCCCGCCCGGCCCAGGGCAGTGCCTCAGACCCTTACCCTGAACAGGTTTTCTTCTACCTCCCCATGGGCGAGGGACCCTCTTCCCCACCGTGTCCCACCTACAACGGGCTCTCATCCACTGAGCAGAACTGGGCCAACTTGACCACAGAGGAGAGACTGACCTCTTCCAGACCTCCCCCATTTGTAAACACAGCTCCCCAGGGTGGCCGAAAGTCCCCTAGCCGCCCCAACAGCTCTGCATCCAAGAAGCAGTATGTGTAG
- the Gjb3 gene encoding gap junction beta-3 protein, translated as MDWKKLQDLLSGVNQYSTAFGRIWLSVVFVFRVLVYVVAAERVWGDEQKDFDCNTRQPGCTNVCYDNFFPISNIRLWALQLIFVTCPSMLVILHVAYREERERKHRQKHGEQCAKLYSHPGKKHGGLWWTYLFSLIFKLIIELVFLYVLHTLWHGFTMPRLVQCASIVPCPNTVDCYIARPTEKKVFTYFMVGASAVCIILTICEICYLIFHRIMRGISKGKSTKSISSPKSSSRASTCRCHHKLLESGDPEADPASEKLQASAPSLTPI; from the coding sequence ATGGACTGGAAGAAGCTCCAAGACCTATTGAGTGGCGTGAACCAGTACTCCACGGCATTTGGGCGCATCTGGCTGTCAGTAGTGTTCGTCTTCCGGGTGCTGGTGTATGTGGTGGCTGCCGAGCGTGTGTGGGGTGACGAGCAAAAAGACTTTGACTGTAACACCAGGCAACCCGGCTGTACCAACGTGTGCTATGACAACTTCTTCCCCATCTCCAACATCCGACTCTGGGCCCTGCAGCTCATCTTCGTCACGTGTCCGTCTATGCTGGTCATCCTGCATGTAGCCTACCGCGAGGAGCGGGAACGGAAGCATCGCCAGAAGCACGGGGAGCAATGCGCCAAACTGTACAGCCACCCGGGCAAGAAGCATGGCGGCCTGTGGTGGACCTACTTGTTTAGCCTCATCTTCAAGCTCATCATCGAATTGGTCTTCCTGTACGTTCTCCACACGCTCTGGCATGGCTTCACCATGCCGCGTCTGGTACAGTGCGCCAGCATAGTACCCTGCCCCAACACCGTGGATTGCTACATCGCTCGGCCCACGGAGAAGAAGGTCTTTACCTACTTCATGGTAGGCGCTTCTGCCGTCTGCATTATTCTCACCATCTGTGAGATCTGCTACCTCATCTTCCACAGGATCATGCGAGGCATAAGCAAGGGCAAGTCCACAAAGAGCATCAGCTCCCCGAAGTCCTCCAGCCGGGCCTCCACCTGTCGCTGTCACCACAAGCTGCTGGAGAGTGGCGATCCGGAAGCAGACCCAGCCAGTGAAAAGCTGCAGGCTTCAGCGCCCAGCCTGACCCCCATTTGA